CAGCAAAGTGCGAGCAACCGCCTTGGCTTTAGCCCTAAAAAGACGATGATGATCGCACAAAGCCTCTATGAGGGCGTGCAAACAAACGAAGGCTTCATGGGTGCGATCACTTATATGAGAACGGACAGCTTAAATTTAGCCAAAGAGGCCGTTGCAGCCGCTAGAGAGCATATATTGCAAAACTACGGCAAAGAGTATCTGCCAGCCAAAGCGATAAGCTACACGACAAGCTCAAAAGGCGCGCAAGAAGCCCACGAAGCGATCCGCCCTACAAATTTAAACTTCACACCGCAAATTGCTGCTAAATTTCTAGAAAAGGATGCGCTAAAACTCTACACACTCATCTACAATAGATTTTTAGCCTGCCAAATGAGCGCATGTGTGAGCCAAACGCAAAATGTCTATGTCGCAAGCGAAAAAGGCGAGTTTAAGATAAGCGGCAGAAAGGTACTATTTGACGGCTTTTACAAAGTTTATGGCGAGCTTGATAAGGATAAAATTTTGCCAAATTTAAAAAAGGGCGACGAGATGAGCTTGCAAAGCATAAAAAGCACGCAAAACTTCACCGAGCCGCCGTCTCGCTACTCAGAAGCTGGCCTTGTTAAGAAGTTAGAGAGCCTAGGTATCGGTCGCCCAAGTACCTATGCACCGACTATCACGCTGCTAACCTCAAGAGACTACGTGAGAGTCGAGAAAAAGCAGCTCATACCAAACGAGATCGCATTTAGCATGATAGGCGTTTTGGAGGAGCACTTTAGCAATATCGTTGATAGCGAATTTACCTCACATCTTGAAGAAAAGCTCGATGAAATCGCACTTGACAAGGCCGACTGGCAAAAGGTGTTAAGCGACTTTTACTATCCATTTATGGAAAAAATTAGCGCTGGCAAAACTGGCATAAAAAGCCTAAAAACAGCCACTCCGATCGGAGAGAAGTGCCCAGAGTGCGGAAGCGAGCTAGTACTTAGAAAGGGCAGATACGGCGAATTTATAGCTTGCTCAAATTTCCCAAAATGCAAATACTCAAGAAACGTCGCAAAAGATAATGAAAAGAGCACAGAAACTGACACTGCAACGGCTGCTAAGCCAAAACGTGAGCTTAAAAAGCTTGATGTGCCATGTCCAAAATGTGGCGGCGAGATCGTCGAGAGATTTAGCAGGCGCGGTAAATTTTATGGATGTGCCAACTATCCAAAATGCGACTTCGTCTCAAACTACGAGCCAGTTGAGCAAAAATGCGACGAATGTGGCGGCGATATGATCAAAAAAGAGCTTAAAAAAGGCACATTTATAGAGTGCACAAAGTGCAAGAAAAAGACGCTTATTTCTGAAAACTAAAAACTTTTAGCCAAATTTGAGTCCTTGAGCCTAAATTTGGCTTTTATAAATTTGGAATTTAAATGCCTGGCACCACCGCTAAGCTTAGACAGCATAAAGGGCAAAAACCTCGTCACCAACTACACTCAGTTAGAGGGTAGCTCCACATCGTAGCACTCACTTTTTGGACTTTTTGGCGAGCTTAGCGCTTTGCTAAATTTAAAAAACTGGTCTTTTAAGAGAGAGCGGAAATTTATAAGAGAAAGTAATGTCATAAGATTTAAGCTTTTTCGCATAGTTTTTAATAAGTTTATATCGTGGAGCAATTTTAAAATTTCACTCACTTGCAAGAATTGACTGCTAAAATTTAGCTTCACTTACCGCTTAACTCAAATTTTAAAGCCAAAATTACTCGTTCTTTAAATTTTAAAATTTATCTGACACTTGCCATACATACGAACGCATGCGGTGCAAAGTGCTATCACATGCACTTCTAACGTGCGAAGGATTTAGAGGATTTAAATGAGGATAAAGGGACGGATCTTTGCTTCGCTAGCTCGCAGCTGCAAGCAGACCGTAACTCAAGCCCATTTATCTCCCTTTGAATAAAAATAAATTTATACATTTCATCAAACTATTTTTGCAAATTCATAAATCACCCTACTTAAATTTTAAACCTATCAAAGCTATAATACGCCCCAAAAAAGGATGAAAAATGAAAACAATTATGCTCTGTGCGATATGCTCAGTCACTCAAGGAAACTGCGCCGAGGACTGCGCTTACTGCACACAAAGTGCCAAAGCTGGTGCCGATATCTCAAAATTTAAAGAAAAAAGCGTGCAACAGGTGGTGGACGAAGCCAAAATGGCTTATAAAAACCACGCCCTTGGCTTTTGTTTGGTCACAAGCGGTGCTAGGCTAAATGACAAAAAGACCGACTATATCGCATCTTTAGCAAGAGCCGTGAGCAAAGAAGTGCCAAATTTGATGCTCATCGCATGTAACGGCATGGCGACTTACGAGCAGCTTTGTGAACTCAAAAAAGCTGGCGTTTTTAGCTACAACCACAACCTAGAAACAAGCCGCGAATATTTCCCCAAAATCTGCACAACGCACTCTTGGGACGAGAGATATCAGACAAATTTAGACGCAAAAAGGGCTGGGCTCATGCTTTGCACTGGTGGAATTTACGGCGTTGGCGAGAGTGAGTCCGACAGGGTGAGCTTTTTAGCTAGTTTAAAAGAGCTTGAGCCATTTTCATCGCCGATAAATTTTTTCATAAAAAATGAATCTCTAACTCTTGATCTACCTCCTCTTAGCGTGGATGAAGCCCTAAAAATAGTGCGTGAGACCAAAAGCGCTCTTCCAGAAACTAGGGTCATGATAGCTGGTGGCAGGGAGAAAATTTTAGGCGATAGACAGTACGAGATCTTTGAAAATGGTGCTGATGCGATCGTGATAGGCGACTATCTCACCGCAAAAGGCGAGAAAGCTAGCAAGGATATCGATGAGCTTACAAAGCGCGGTTTTGGCTTCGCAAGTATCTGCCACTAATG
This is a stretch of genomic DNA from Campylobacter concisus. It encodes these proteins:
- the topA gene encoding type I DNA topoisomerase, translating into MMKSLIIVESPAKAKTIKNFLDKNYNVIASKGHIRDLPKTSFGIKIEDDKFTPEYRISSDHSAIVKEIKELAKGADEIYLATDEDREGEAIAFHIANAIGKEPTSLPRIVFHEITKSAIQNALKSPRRVDMNSVNAQQTRRLLDRIVGYKLSPLLNLKIQKGLSAGRVQSAALKIIVDREREIQAFKPVEYYTIDTVFKKDLDAELVKFENQKIEKLTIQNPDRAKYIIENLQNEKFSVREIESKDRKIQPSPPFMTSTLQQSASNRLGFSPKKTMMIAQSLYEGVQTNEGFMGAITYMRTDSLNLAKEAVAAAREHILQNYGKEYLPAKAISYTTSSKGAQEAHEAIRPTNLNFTPQIAAKFLEKDALKLYTLIYNRFLACQMSACVSQTQNVYVASEKGEFKISGRKVLFDGFYKVYGELDKDKILPNLKKGDEMSLQSIKSTQNFTEPPSRYSEAGLVKKLESLGIGRPSTYAPTITLLTSRDYVRVEKKQLIPNEIAFSMIGVLEEHFSNIVDSEFTSHLEEKLDEIALDKADWQKVLSDFYYPFMEKISAGKTGIKSLKTATPIGEKCPECGSELVLRKGRYGEFIACSNFPKCKYSRNVAKDNEKSTETDTATAAKPKRELKKLDVPCPKCGGEIVERFSRRGKFYGCANYPKCDFVSNYEPVEQKCDECGGDMIKKELKKGTFIECTKCKKKTLISEN
- a CDS encoding biotin synthase, which codes for MKTIMLCAICSVTQGNCAEDCAYCTQSAKAGADISKFKEKSVQQVVDEAKMAYKNHALGFCLVTSGARLNDKKTDYIASLARAVSKEVPNLMLIACNGMATYEQLCELKKAGVFSYNHNLETSREYFPKICTTHSWDERYQTNLDAKRAGLMLCTGGIYGVGESESDRVSFLASLKELEPFSSPINFFIKNESLTLDLPPLSVDEALKIVRETKSALPETRVMIAGGREKILGDRQYEIFENGADAIVIGDYLTAKGEKASKDIDELTKRGFGFASICH